The Sminthopsis crassicaudata isolate SCR6 chromosome 5, ASM4859323v1, whole genome shotgun sequence genome contains the following window.
ACAAATGATGTTCTGAGTTTGGGAATAGGAAGACATGGTTTGAAAGCCTCTCTCTCATATTTGTCGTTTGACTCTGGTTAAGTTATTCAATTTTCCCAAGCCATATACAACTTTCTATGTCTTATTTACTAAATCATGGAAGGCACGTTACTTGTATTCATAGAGAACTCTTCCACCTGGCAGCATCCATTATCAGCAGTTCAGTTCCTTAAACCACAACATCATTTACTTCTGCCCTTCCAGACAGTTGCTAATTGGCAGGTAGCAGGTTAGAGAAATTTACTTCTGGAATCCTGTGGGAAAGAGTGCAGTCCTCTTGGCTTTGTGCATGGGAATTCTCATCAAAGGctcttattctattctattttattctatttataccAACCCTCCTTTATGTATTTGTATTAAGCGCATCATTGCACTTACTGCAAAGGTCAGATCTTCCAAACATCTCTTCCCTATTACCTGCAGAATAAGATCAAATATCCATTGGGCCAATAATCATTTCTAATGTTCAGAAAAATTGAATGTTGGGAGAGGATGTTTTGCCTACTCTGAATCATTACCAACTCAAGGTCTCCTGAaagggattttaattttttaattagatGATTAAGACATACCACCTTGTTATCCATTctatattgggttttttttttgtttcagtgaTAGTCCTTTTATCAGTAAATTTCTTCATTGGtgattatcatatatatatatatatatatatatatgtttacatatatatatatatgtttgcatatatgtatatatgtattgtgggCAGAGAATAATGGAATCCCATATAATAGAGGCTCAAACATAATGAGGTTTGAAATATTGGCCAGTATTCTGAAAACCCAGATCATAGTTGTCTCTAGAATATGCAGAAAAGATTTGATTTCAATGTGTCCGTGTAGCCCTTCCTAGATTTGCAGCTATTGTCTTTGCACATGGATCAGGTAGGATTTTCTAAACTCACTAGGAAACTTATTTTAATTGCTTCAAGTCTCTGAGCTGTCAGATTGAAAAGAAACCCACGGCAGCCAGATTTTTCAAAAACACTCCTCATTTATTAAAGAGACACACATCAGCACAGTCACAGGACCAACTCTTCTGTCAAATGTTTCCCCCCCATTGACCACAGCCCGATTGATTTCTTCGTTTTCCAGGCAgactcccccttctccctctgaGGTTTTTGGCAAGACAAGCCCCTCCATGGCATGGCTGGACTCTCCATCTCAGTACCACATCAGCCTTCCTGACTTTTGGGTGTTAGGTCTCCCATTACAGTCTCCCCGGAGGGCACTGACTCATGCCAACTCTTGAATGTAGCACTTATAAAATTATAGCTCTTAATTCAGTGTGTGATGAAAATTAAATTTCCAAGCACACAGGCatgggtttgtgatgctttcccAAGCTCCTTCCCTTGTCTGGAATGAGATCAGAAAAGATTCCATTTAAACCTCAATGTGATTTCAgccctgaaacttttttttaaacttacaatAATTGCATCTGAAAAGAGATAAATGGATATGTCGTCTAGCATATGTTGTTGgttctttttcttaattataatgGTTATTAGAGTCTCTGATGAcatcttctttttttaagaaacaatagTCAGTCCATTTGCTACTTAAaaaagtttttcccttttggatttTGTAAAAGTTTTTAAGAGGGATCAATGTTTTATCCAGAAAACAGTTCTGGGTCTAAGACATTGCAACTCTATATTGTTCAAACATGGCCATAAAGGAAAACACCATGTTAAGTTACCTTTGATGTTTATTctgttattaaaaatgaaaacaaacctcTAATCTTCCAAGTAATAGATCTTAGAAAGCTGGGCTACAACTGAGTGCCCTTGAGCAGCTGAGATTTATAGGACTAGAGGCCGGGTGGGCACATGTCCACTACCCAAGTGCCAtcaattatttatgatttttatggGATGAGTGGATGATTTCTCAAATGAATTGGCTTGGTAATATACAGATACAGATAAGCTGGCAAGACTtttagtaagaaaagaaaaaaaatcattcccaaAGAGGCTGCTGGCCAATATTTTTAACCAAAAGGGAATGCAAAGGTTAAATAAACCTTTAGATTCATTGATATCCATTTTGGGAAGAGAAGGATTATTAATCAGTTTGCAACTTATCAACAGAAGTCTAATTCTCTATTACTTGaagttctggattttttttccctgcattGCAAGATTCTAAATAAAATTGTGTCCCTTCTCATCATTTTTGAGTTCCATTATGTCACAGTAAGATACCCGTTGTAAAGGATGACATGATAACTCTAATAgaagtcatttctttttctaatttttaaagtagtCTCTAGCTTACCTTAAGATCaatatttaatttagaaaaatttcaaTAGTCCAAAATGAATTTCCCTAGTTGTTATCAGAGGTTCTCTGTCCATGAAACGGAATGGAGGCATAAATAGCATGACTGAAAGGCACATGGGAAGAGCCCTCAAGAAGACCCAGATTCTAATCCTGCTACAACTACTTACAAGTTGTGTGCACTAAAGGGATTCATTCAATTTCACAGATATTAATTTTGTTGTCTGTACATGAGGACAAATAATATCTGTTTTATCAGCTTCATAAAGTCGTGGTAAAGATCACATGAGATCACATGAGAAAGGACTTTATACAATATGAAGTTAAACAAAGGTGACAGAATGATACAAAAGAGATGTATTGCTTTCCCAAGAGAATGGTAATTTCCCATCTCTGATCATAATGACCAAGGGTTATTTAAAGATTCAGGCATGAAGAGTTTTTTACACAATGCTCCCTCATTTTCTAAGCTGAGATCTCTTTTGGAGTCAGCGCGAATAATTTCTGGTTAAGTATCAACACTTGGTTACTTTAtgggaagtttatttttttaagacaaaaaccCAAAGCCACTTGGAATTTTATTATTTGGGTGCCATCTAGCAGTCTAAGTTTCACTAGAAAGGCTTTGTAATGACTTGGGTCATGAAAAAGTAAACACAAACATGATATAAAAACCTGTGTTGCACAAACCATACTCATAAGGTCCAATTCATCCaagatttctctttttcctttaccaTCTTATTCAAAAATCCCCTCTTCACCACCCAACACCAAATATAGCAAGATTTACATCCACCAGATGGATCCAAGAATAAAGAAAGGACACACACACAATTAATTCAATGATGTGTGGTCTCTGAAAAAAGGTATAGCAAGAAATCCCCACAAATGTGTGGGGATAAGGTCTTATCTGTAGCTCAAATCTccccaatttcccccccttctatttacatacatgtatattataaatatatggtatatatatttctatatttacagtatatatgtatacacacttcTCTGTCGCCAGAGTCACTGTCTATGGATCTATAGATTCTTCTGCACACtctgataaaagagaaaaaaggtttAGAAAATCCTAATCTTTTGACAATCTCTCCAATCACTTCGCAAATAATATAAACTATCATACCGactaatattctttctaaaaagaaaagaaaatcacttttacCTCTAATTTCGGgctcattttatttatcttatattctgaataaattatgaaatgTGCTGAATCcacaaattgaaaatatttacagttttgttttgttttgttttgtttttttatatcaaGGCATGGCTGAGATGTTGAATCCTGGTGTTCTTACGGCTGTCCATTGTTCAGTATAGCCTCAAGTGATAGACATTCTTTATAGTTTGCACATTGAGGCTAATCATAGGCcaccttcctttttcccttgtATTTTTCACATGCTAGCCAAAGTGTGACTTAGGCCATATCGGAaccaatttttattacatttattccCTCTTCTGAAAAAATCTTCATGAAAGTGGTCTGAAGAGCTAATCAGAAAGCTTTTCTGGGGACACTCTTGGAAAGTTCTTAGTCCAACAGAAATTAATGGAGAGCTACATGTGACCAAATCCAAGGAAGAAAATGTTAGTGAAAATCCAAGAAAGAATTTTGCCAGGAAGTCCCACAACATCAGAAACCTGGCAGTTAAAGCCACCAATGTTGTCATATTGGATGAATCCTTTGGTATATCCTTTTCTGATTGAAATtcggaagaaagaaaaaaaaacagtttcaatgtttttaaaaaggtgTTATAATCTTCCATTAAATATTAGTTGTGGTCCTCCATTGCTTATATTGTCTGTCATTTCctgttagagaaagaaaatgaattaatcaaAATGCATTTCTGCAGAAGGAAATTAACGGTTTAATTTGTCAGAGATTTCAGAGGACTTTGAAAAATTGGATAATTTCCCTATTATAGTGGGATGGTGGCATTTAAATAGATGATATTAAATGGTGATTTAAGATTGAAGAGAGGCACTAGACCAGCACTCTGGGAGAGCCAAGTTTTATTCACATGGCACCAGGGATTGGGTTGGGTTGGAAGGAGTGAGAGGGATGAGAGGGGAAACCTTTCTTTCTTGGCCTCTACCTCAATATGATTTGGAAAGatccaaatacaaaataaaaagggaCCAAGTATCCAGATTTGTTCACATCATAAGCTTTTTTAAAGAGACTCTCAGAAAGGTGGTAACAAGTACCAGTTGTCAATTTTACCGCTAGGAAATGGCAAAGGGTTACCAGAGGATGATAGAATGAAAGCTCCATTAAGGTCATACCTGTTGGCTGGTTGGGCTTTGGAGCCTAGCAAGGTTCCTTTCTCCCTGTAAGCATTGAGTACATTtgatgaaatattttagaaagggAACTTTGAAATCATGTAATCTAatccccccattttatagataaggaaatacaCCTAAAATGGAGAGATGACCACAACACTCTAGGCTATATAGGAGTAGCAATGGGTTCCTAACTACAGTGGTTGGGATTTGAGCTGGTAGCTTCaaggaaaagacttttttttatcataagatTAGAATAGAGTAAAAACTCTCTTAAATTGCTTTTGAAAAGACCATTTATTAAGAACACTTGAATAGGGGAAAATCTttgggaaggaaatgaaaatagagACCCAATGAATGACCCCAGAGAAAGAGGCTCCATCTAGAGGCTATAAAAAAACAAGTTAATTTGAGTTATATGAGGAGACTTTCATACCCAGAAGCCCCTCTGAACATGACTATGGATTATAGAGGGGAAGAGTCTTGTTCATTTGCCtacatatatttgtatcataTTCAACATATTCCGCTCTATTTTCAAACAGGTATTTATTGGCATCTGAAGGCACAAATACTCATATTGATGGAGCCCAaattcattcacacacacacacacacacacacacacacacacacacacacacactccctctcttctttttttatacaTCCTTTGTAAAAGGATGGAAGAGGGAAACCAATGCAAGATCATTCTTTATGGTTGTCTGCTCTAGTTTTTATAGTCTTTGTAAaggtagattgaaaaaaaaaaagagggagtggtaacttttttaaaagaagggagatttctttataatcttttaaaattcaaacttTCTAaagatttggcttttttttttctatttaggtAAAATCAGTAGTGAACAAGATAGAGGAGAAAGGAGATGAGATTTTATGCTGCCCTAATTCTCCAATATGAGTGTTCATTTTAAaaggattgttttcttttttagaaatgatTATAATGTATCTGACCTTTTCATGTCCTTCTTACATTTTTGGACTTGTCTTTCTTTGGTGAAGTGCTCACAACACTCTGTCAGTAAGTCCAGGTCTTCTTCTGTCCTGTTTTCAACTAATTATCGACAATGTTTTTCTCTCATTCCAATTGCATCAGTGGTCCGATAAATTTCATTAACAAGGGGCCATTTTAACCTCCCATTGTGCATAGGAGAAAAATAAGGCCCCAAGAAGTCAAATAACTTGAAATGAGaaaatgtggggcagctaggtggcacagtggataaagcaccagccttggaagtcaggaggacccgagttcaaatctggcctcagacacttaacacttcctcgctgtgtgaccctgggcaagtcacttaactccagcctcaaaaaaaaaaaaaaaaaaaaaaaaaaaagagagagagagaaaatgtattTAGGGGCCAAAAGTGCTGTACCATATTCCTCTAATGCCAGCCTACTGCAAAAGCTGGGTTTGAGAGTTTTCAGGGGAAAAGAGGTAAAGCACAAGTTAGAAAAATGCATTAGGGGATCACTGCAAATGACTCAATGGTGGCTGGAACTTTGTAAGATACTGTTGCAATTTATAAATCTTAACTTGGGAGGAGACCCCTCCTAGTCACTCCACTACCAAGTTCAGCTCAGACTTTTCAGGGatgattttcccttcctttgtaCTCCTTTTCAAAGCAAGCAAAATACTCAAAGCAATCACTTTTCAGAAGGAATGACTCCAGGCTTCCTTGCTCTCTAtccatgtctttttaaaaaaattgacaaaatatttcagaaaactttctaaaggaaacgattctttgttttccctctttcatttttatcacCTTCACTCAGACCTAGTAAAATTACAGATAAGAAGGAGTTGgacttcattttttcatttaattgtcTTTTAGGCAGATGTACCTAAAAAAGCAAGGGAATTGTATTCTCATTTATAGTCCAAACTATCTATTTGCAAATAAGTGTTTTTTCTccaaataaatcaaaatacatatgtatgcatgtgtttacacatatattgtaaaatTGTAGGTAGATTTAATCATGCTAGTGAATCTGGAAATGGGTACTCTATTTTTCTCCATCATTCATATGGGGTTTGCTTTAAAAATCAATCACAAGGAAAACTTTGAAGGTGGGAGCACCTTAAGAGAGTTTTCACTGTATTAGCATCAAATTCTATTAATGAAATCTTGTCAAGAGAGATATAGATAGTTCTATATCTTGACGCACATTATGTTAACATCAAAAGGAGAATCCAGGCACAATGGCTCTGAATTGGAGACATGACGCAGCAAAAGTTCAAAAAAGGCATGAATCATCCAAGCACAAAGATGCTTGGATGCCTCGAGACAGGCTGAATATTGAAGATATTCAACCAACTTTTAAGTAGCAAGACTGTGCCATGGAGAAGGTGGTCACTTCCTAGAAGTGGTACTCCTGGAAGTGACCCCTATGAAATGACATCACAGCATCAGCCCATGCTGATTGGCTGTCTTTATGATGCCCTCTGAGAGGCAAGTACTTCCTGATGTGACATAACGACATGTGTAACTCCCTAGAGTTCAGCGTACCTTGTAGGTAACTCTGGTGTCGGGGGCACCACCGGGCAGCTGGGCAAGTCGGTTATTTCAATACCCCTCAATctctaatataaatataataatcatatGGTAAATACTGCGCAGACATACACATGTAAAATATGACTAAATCATGCTAGtataaattatttacaaatgTAGATATATGTAAAGCACAAAACAGCCAGTATCCAAGATGAATGAGGAAATCTCTATAGGGCAAGGCATCGCCAACATTTGTTAGATCATGGGCAGCTGTTTCTACTGGTTCACCTCTGTCCATTTGAAAGGCCATTAAGTCAAAGATGAATTTCTTTTTGGAGAACCCATGTCAATAAATCGGAAATTGCTTTTATTTGGATCCTTTAGCAGTCTCCTCTTAATTTTCTAAATTACTCCTATAAAACTTCACTAATGAAGGATGTTGCATTTCCAGCCTGCATTTCCTCTCTGATGTGACAGATTAAGATGGTAAAGGAGCAGATTAATATCCTTCTGTCCCTAAATTGGCATTTTTCTTCCCATGATGCAATGCAAGTGATGatgtgagaattatttttttctggatttccttTTATAACAGATATTGTTTCTTCCTCTGAAGCACTCCAGTAACAAAAGCAGACTGGAACAATATGTGCAATATTCAATGGGAATACAGAAAGTGATTTCTTCTGCTATTACATGGAACCCATAGGAGCTCCACCTCAAGGGAACTTCCTGAAATAAGCTTGTCATATTATATAACTTTCAGGAAGACTCCAGAAATGGggtaaagagcaaaaaaaaatattaataggaCCAAGAGATAATTGAGAGTTGAGAGAGACCTTGGGAggccaatattttcattttaatgataacAGAACAggaactatcatcatcatcatcaacctCTTCTACAAATTGCTAGCATTTTTGTAGCACTTTCATATTCACAAAGCCCATTACAGATATTAATTCATTTCAGAGTTAAGATAACCTGAGAGAAAGGTTATGTCTTTATTCCTATTGTTCAAACCAGGAAACCGAGACTAATAGGGGTAAAATAATTTGCTCAGATAATCAGATTTGAAATGAGATTTTTCTACCTTCCTACCTTGCTGGatttagctagtaagtatctggagtaggatttgaacccatattctGTGTTGATCTGTATCAGAAATCTGTGTCAGAAatcatccttttcttcctccttactaTTTTTGCATTTCTAGATCTGATTTACATCATTGGAAGCTCCCAGTTGAAAATTTGGGGTATAAGGAAAAGGGAATTTATTATAAGGGAGTTATGAAGGAAATGATAATAGTGAATTAATATTAGTGATCACGGGACATTTTAGGGACTGTTTCCCCCAATATAACACATAGGCATTCTAATAATCAGATATTTCATGATTTGGGAAATGCTATTTTTAGGACTATGTCTCTGAATAGACAGAGATGCCAGAGAATTATGCAGAGATATGTAACCATGAAGTGCAAAGATACAATACTGAGAAACAGCTCTCACCAATCCAGCAGGACTAAGCCGACATGGGTCTCCCAgacattttctcatctacaagTGGCAGCAGGCTCCCCCAGCCGCAGAGTGCACCCTTCAACACAAATGGGCAGTGATGGGGCCCGGCCCAGAACTCACTTTTTCTGCCATTTCGTGGGAATGATGCAAGGAGTGTTCTCGTTCAGAAAACATGCGTCTTTGTTCGTAGCTGGCCAGGCGGCAAGTAAGCCAAGAGGAAAGGGTACAGCCCCCAATCCCAATGCAGGCCAGAGACATGGAGGCCAGGCGCAATGGGTAGAGCGAGGATGTCTTCTTGGTGACTGCTCGGAGGAATTGGAAATTCAGGATGCCACCAATTAGCCCACAGATGCAGCAGGCTGAAAAAAGGATCATCTGTTGAGAAATAAGAGACGGGGTGTTGAATGAATGTAGGGAGGAGAACCTGATTCAGAAGACTTAGtacaaatgaattaatgaaaaaaaaagatattcattaAGTCCTTTCTATGTGTAAGGATGCTGCTTAtggctagggatacaaatagaaatcaaGCAGTATGTGCTCTCAAGGAGACCACACTCTAATGAAGGAACATAGCTCAGATAAGCACTTTTTATCTCAGAGCAGATGGCAAGGCTTGGAAGTTCATAGGGAGCATCAACAGGGCAGAGACAGTATCCAGCAGGTTGGCGGTCCAGGGGTAATACAGATGGTAACATTTAGCAGTTCTCCATTTAAGCCTTGGTGGTGACTCTCAGCTTAACCAAAATGTATGAAGAATCAGGTGACTTTTCCTTCCACAGAGCCCATTGGGGTCTGGGTGACCTGAAGGTCAAGGGGGAGTGACAAAGGGAAATCAAGGGAGAATGACCTGCTAAGTTGGGTTATTTTCATCCAGTGGGCCTGGATGGGGTCTGGAAGTGGATGTTGTCAGAAAAGAAATATAGGGAAGTTGAATGTATGGAATAAATGAATgcataaatgaacaaatgaatgaatgaatttgtgaATAAAGAGGTTCTGAGCTCCTGGAGAGTAAATActgtctttttcccctttctttgaatCACCAGTGCTTAGTTCTGACACTTAGCACACATTTGAAAAGATATCTATTGACTGAATTGATTGAATGagtgaaaatatatttcttaacaCTTTCTATATGTCAAACACTGTGTtgagtgctggagatacaaaaacagtTCTTTTTCTCTAGGAGACTGTGTTTTAATAGGCAAAGATGGCAAATATAAAAGTGTGATGGCCAGGGAGGACTGAGTGTGAGCACCCATATTGAATATGAATCTTCTTTTATACATCAAACCACGTTcctgaaatgtttttttaaaggaagacttCTGCTCTTGAGGACATTCACAGGAGCCCATAAGTTGACTGACTTTATAATGAATAATTAGAAAATCGAAATCAGCATGAAATGATTCCTGTAaaatttttcatatatgtatatgtacaaataagtgtatgtaggtatatacctatatatatattatatacacacacacacacacacatatatgtgtgtgtgtgtgtgtgtatccactcaaatatgcatatatgcttTTATGTCTAAGCACATACATAGGTAATCAGAATTCAAAATTCAAGAAATTGTACCAGATGCCCACTCTATCATGATACTGGGATATGtgttgagaatataaagataAAGCATAGAACTGGAGTTTATATCCAACTGTGGGGAAACCACATTTATACAGAAATATCAGAAGTCACCTAATCTCAAGAGGGTAAGAGCACTAATCATTGAGAGGATCAGAAATGGTTTGTTGGGGGAGGCACCTGACATGAACCTTGGAGAAAGTTaagaattataaaagagggaGATGAGGTGGGAATGAATTCCTAGTATGAGAAACAGCTTGTGAAAAGGTATGaggaagagtaaaaagaaaaagggaaaataaaaggttCAGGGAAAAGCAAGTAAGGTAGTTTaactgattaatta
Protein-coding sequences here:
- the TMEM196 gene encoding LOW QUALITY PROTEIN: transmembrane protein 196 (The sequence of the model RefSeq protein was modified relative to this genomic sequence to represent the inferred CDS: inserted 1 base in 1 codon), yielding MCTSGQIIGSLLVLSVLEIGLGXSSVAVGAVSFSLALREHQPQLGDSSPFLLCGICGILCAKKKSGLVMILFSACCICGLIGGILNFQFLRAVTKKTSSLYPLRLASMSLACIGIGGCTLSSWLTCRLASYEQRRMFSEREHSLHHSHEMAEKRLRGIEITDLPSCPVVPPTPELPTREKGTLLGSKAQPANRK